A single genomic interval of Helianthus annuus cultivar XRQ/B chromosome 6, HanXRQr2.0-SUNRISE, whole genome shotgun sequence harbors:
- the LOC110865004 gene encoding helicase-like transcription factor CHR28 isoform X2 encodes MAPEFQPFTINQYGIEYRRLDGSMSSSARDSAVKDFNTDPEVPVVLMSLKAGNLGLNTVSASHVILYDLCLNLTTEDKAIDQAHRIGQTRPVTVSRLIVKNTVEDIILALQDKKRKMAALAFGEDQSGTSTAHLTNEDLRFLFMGAR; translated from the exons ATGGCGCCGGAATTTCAG CCCTTCACCATTAATCAGTATGGTATTGAATATAGGAGACTTGATGGCTCAATGTCTTCATCTGCAAGGGATAGTGCTGTTAAAGATTTCAACACTGATCCTGAG GTACCTGTTGTGCTGATGTCGCTGAAAGCTGGGAATCTTGGTTTGAACACGGTATCTGCATCTCATGTTATTCTTTACGATCTGTGTTTGAATCTAACTACTGAAGATAAAGCCATTGACCAAGCTCATAGAATCGGTCAAACTCGACCTGTTACAGTGTCCAGACTCATTGTTAAGAACACAGTTGAAGACATAATTCTTGCTCTCCAG gataaaaagagaaaaatggCTGCTTTGGCTTTCGGTGAAGATCAAAGTGGAACTTCAACTGCTCATTTAACCAATGAAGATCTAAGATTTTTGTTCATGGGGGCACGTTAA
- the LOC110865004 gene encoding helicase-like transcription factor CHR28 isoform X1, which translates to MAPEFQPFTINQYGIEYRRLDGSMSSSARDSAVKDFNTDPERGNTLQVPVVLMSLKAGNLGLNTVSASHVILYDLCLNLTTEDKAIDQAHRIGQTRPVTVSRLIVKNTVEDIILALQDKKRKMAALAFGEDQSGTSTAHLTNEDLRFLFMGAR; encoded by the exons ATGGCGCCGGAATTTCAG CCCTTCACCATTAATCAGTATGGTATTGAATATAGGAGACTTGATGGCTCAATGTCTTCATCTGCAAGGGATAGTGCTGTTAAAGATTTCAACACTGATCCTGAG AGAGGAAATACGTTACAGGTACCTGTTGTGCTGATGTCGCTGAAAGCTGGGAATCTTGGTTTGAACACGGTATCTGCATCTCATGTTATTCTTTACGATCTGTGTTTGAATCTAACTACTGAAGATAAAGCCATTGACCAAGCTCATAGAATCGGTCAAACTCGACCTGTTACAGTGTCCAGACTCATTGTTAAGAACACAGTTGAAGACATAATTCTTGCTCTCCAG gataaaaagagaaaaatggCTGCTTTGGCTTTCGGTGAAGATCAAAGTGGAACTTCAACTGCTCATTTAACCAATGAAGATCTAAGATTTTTGTTCATGGGGGCACGTTAA
- the LOC110865004 gene encoding helicase-like transcription factor CHR28 isoform X3: MVMVVPFTINQYGIEYRRLDGSMSSSARDSAVKDFNTDPEVPVVLMSLKAGNLGLNTVSASHVILYDLCLNLTTEDKAIDQAHRIGQTRPVTVSRLIVKNTVEDIILALQDKKRKMAALAFGEDQSGTSTAHLTNEDLRFLFMGAR; this comes from the exons atggtgatggtggtg CCCTTCACCATTAATCAGTATGGTATTGAATATAGGAGACTTGATGGCTCAATGTCTTCATCTGCAAGGGATAGTGCTGTTAAAGATTTCAACACTGATCCTGAG GTACCTGTTGTGCTGATGTCGCTGAAAGCTGGGAATCTTGGTTTGAACACGGTATCTGCATCTCATGTTATTCTTTACGATCTGTGTTTGAATCTAACTACTGAAGATAAAGCCATTGACCAAGCTCATAGAATCGGTCAAACTCGACCTGTTACAGTGTCCAGACTCATTGTTAAGAACACAGTTGAAGACATAATTCTTGCTCTCCAG gataaaaagagaaaaatggCTGCTTTGGCTTTCGGTGAAGATCAAAGTGGAACTTCAACTGCTCATTTAACCAATGAAGATCTAAGATTTTTGTTCATGGGGGCACGTTAA